From the genome of Solanum lycopersicum chromosome 12, SLM_r2.1:
TgtctattttcttaaaaaaatatcaacgaTGACAGTTCGccaatttcaattcattcacCGCTACCACCAGGCCCATCATTATCAAACTACTGCCGTTGCCACCCACCATCATTAACTACCACCACAGTTCTCGATCACTACAATCAGCCATCACCACAAGTTCAAAACATCATCACCACTAACCACCATTATCACAACAACCATTGATCACTAGCGAAGATTACCACCATCGATCACCATAATATATTGCCAGCCACCATTGTCATTCATCAACACCATTAGCTATTACTATCATCCAACTATCAACGCCACCACTAACTGCTACCACCAGCTTCTACTACCCACCACATTATCACTAGCTACTACCCTCAACACCATCCTCAATATACACTCACAACCACCACCACTAGTCATCACCACAAccaataatcatataatttttgaatgataTTTGGTTGATATAGTATTagattaatttcatattttattcaaattctatatttattaatttttaagtttaaataaagacaaattttacatattcaaatattaaaaaacaaacaatcAAATTATTTAGCATTCAGATCTTAACACAACTTTTTAATATGCAGATGTGTATTCAGATGTCTTATCCTAATAAAAACAGATAAGCTAAGAAACTTTATTTTCACATTAACATCCTTGGCATTTATTATCACTGAAATCACACCGTGCATCATTTTACAGTCATCTTACGTGTtcccttcttatttttttaaagtaagaaaaatgaaaagaaactgGTTAGAAAAAAACAATTCAGGTGGCCCTTCCACTACATCAGACGAAATGAGAATGGCACTAGTAATCGTCAAACAATTAGCCTAGTCTATTCCCACTATTGGAACCCTTGGAAAGGTTACATTCTCTTCTTAATGAACTGTCAAAATCTTCATCCCCTTACCCTTCGGGGTGGTCCAATGGTTtgggcttgggacttccatgttggataTCTCAAGTTTGAAACCCCATGCCAGAGAAAGCAAgaggtttgccttctgggtcgagctcgttGCATCGTCTTGCCTAGTGgaggttacctctcctatgtggtttgcgagatATTGCATTGAGCGGGGGGCtttaccctgtgcgcacccaGAGGGCAGCGGCTGTGGGTTTCCCTTGacatcaaaaaacaaaaatcttcatCCCTTAGTCCTAAATAAGACAAGCTCTTTTATACTGAAACCTTCCCTATTAAAAAGCCAACATGATTCTGCATTACTGTATAGCATCCCAACATACTCCAGAAATACAGACAGAATTAGGTCGGTTTGTGTAAGAGATTACTATGTGACATGAAATGAAAGATCTCCAGTGAGGTACTTACGGGGCCACATGACTGTTAACTAAAATAAAGTAGATTCTCCAGAACTTCCTTTCCTTCATTATCCGTGGGCATAACTCATATCTTAGCTTTGAAATTTCCTGCAAACACACCACAGTAATGCTCTTATTAACAATGACAACTTCTGAGACAGtatacttttctttttgtttatcaGACAAAAATCCCACATTGTGAcctaaaaatcaaaaaagataCATTCAGCAGCAAAATTCAAAAAAGCAgattacaaaattcaaaatagcaGATTATAAAGTACTCAACAAAAATTGTCATGTCCCATGAACTGACAAAAGAAGCTGACCAGGAGAGTCAGTGAACTTCTAAAttcaaaacacaaaataaagCAACAAACATTGAGACCCTTGAGATTTACACTTGATTAAGCACAAGTGCATAAGACTTATCTACTTAAATAATAACTCTGAGTGGGTAACTCTATGTGAGCTCCCCAAGGATTAACAGTAGTAAGTACAGATAAATGAGAGGGATATAATAGGTTGATGACAAACTTAAAACCAATGTTATTATCTTAATATTGAATTCACCAATATGCTCTGACCTGTATATTATGAAATGGGACAGATTGTGagaaatgaataaagaagattACTATAGCTGACTCCAAACTAGGTTGGAACTGACATGTAGTCGATTGACTGACCTACTCTGTGAGGATGATAACAACCAAAGTAGTACCCCCCTAGTTTAATAAGGAACAACAGAAGTCATACCTTGACAGATGAAAGAACAAACTTTGCGTGTTTTTCCTGAAATTCTGTAAGATCCTGCCGAACATTTGAGACTGTAGGAATATCAGAGATCACTGAATCATCTGCACACCAAAGACATACTTCAGTTAAAATGTTCGTTTAGACAATAGGCGACTGAAAGGAGATAAACAAGGGAAAGTGAGATTAAGCATAGAAGAATCATTAGGAATTGTAaggtaaattaaatttttgttttgatagaATACTGCCATGAGAGCTAGCTCATATAGCCTGGTCCCAAGCCTAGACTAAGGAGGAGGAGTGTGGTATGTTAACGGTTACTAAAACAAGTATATTTATGATAAATCCCATAATAGCTTACTGAGTGAAATTAAATGGGTCCAAATAGAGTGTTCAGATATTAAGGATCCATATAGCTTACTCCAACTAGCTTGGGATGGAGGCATGATATTAGTAGTTGTTGATAAATGAAGGAAAATCACAATTTGGAACAAATTTTCTGCCATATATTACAAATGGCCAGCTCTATAAATTATTGCATGAGATGAGAATCTCAAAAACACATGTATCGAGTTTTATTTTCATAGAAATTGGTTTTTGCTATTAGAATTCAGGAAATGAAAACAGGAAAGAGTTGCTTCCACATACACCTTTTCTTTAGCTAACTGCTAACGCTTCATAATTTTATCTAATTCCACCCATACCTATCAAACTTTGCAGTTCCTATAAGAGGTGCAACCAACAGTGTCCAATACCAATGCTTTGGAATTGGCATGTTCCATATGCAAATTTTGCAGGGTTATTTATCCAAAAACAAGCACAATGACATTTATATAACTCATTACTTCCAAGAAGGATAAGGGGTATTAAGTGTAATGTATGACTTAACCATTTGAATATTAAGAAAGTATATAAATGGGATGAgtaaataaatagaatataagCACAGTTAGGATTTTCTACTGGTAATAACATACAATTGGTTGTCAAGACTAGTAAATGAAACAACGTTGTGCATCTATTGTAGATCTAAGCTAGGTCATAGATGAACCAAACTAATGGATTTCAAGGTTAATACTATTTTACTACcacctttaaaaattaatgatgcCAATCTCACATGGTTCAAATGGTAACCCAACGATCAAATTATACGTCTTACGTCATGCTAGAGAAGAATATTAACAAAGTGTGTTCCTGAACATACTTGGTTTGCCTCTGTATAGTGTGTCATCATTATGCATGTGTAAATTATACATGcagtaataaaataaacataacgAATATACGGGCTATTCAAAATAAAAGTGATACTGTCAGTAATCtcaaataaatgaaatgactGCCGAATGTAGTGGTTACTCCAAAACAATTTGAACATGTTCTTGTAGGTATAAACTCCTGTATAACACTAAACGATAAACCTAGTTTCTCTAGAGCTTCTAGTTGTTTCTTTGTTGTATGTCCATATTTACCACTGCCATAAAACATTTCATATGTGTACAGTTATAGTTCCCcaaatagcaaaatataataataaaaatggtcTTCGCCATTTCCTACTATCAGAAAAATCAGATTGAAATTTTGACATAAGCTAAATGTAATATCCTCAATATGGTAAATCTCTTTAACATACATTCACTCcgaaaatgaaatattatagTTTTTCCAGTACAATACATGCGCTGGTAACATGAAAATCAAGTAGATAGAGTAAATTACCTTCAAGTGGAAAATCCTGAAACGTATTAATGGTAATCCCCTTAACGAATTCTCTCAAGTCATCGGTAACTCCAAATTTCAGGAGATCGGCAGGCGTAGGTGCAGGCAATGCCGTTTGAGTCGTCGGAGATGGCGAAGAATCTACAATGTGAGAAAGCGCAGAAGAAGGAATTTGAAACTTGATCTGTTCAGCGCGTTTGAGCGCATCAACTTTGATCTGATCGGCTCGTTTAGAAGCTTCGGAAACAATAACATCGGCGCGTTTAGAAGCTTCAACAGCAATTTCTTTAGATCGTTTGGAAGCCTCAACGGCAATTTCTTTGGATCTCTTAGATGCCTCAGCAGCGAATTCTTTGGATCGTTTGGATGCTTCTAGAACAACGTCAGAGAGTTTTGAGGAACCAATGGTTAGGTCCTGTGAACGATTAGCGGCTTCTATAGTGAATTCATGGGTACGCTTTGCTGCTTCTTCAGCGAAACTCCGAGCTTTTTGCCAGAAATCCATGGAGATTTATGGACTTGTGAGTAAACAATTGACAAGTGAAATGGAGAGTTTTAAAGACGACGACTAAACAAGAGGAAGACGAGAAACAAATGAGAacagtgaagaaaaaaaattgtacttcttatgtataaattgtaatgtcaacaaaaactatatataaatactaCCCATTTTTTCGCAGctataacaaatatttattggatatatatatatatatattaaaataaaatatttatcttgataaaataaatgaaataatataatatattttaaaataacaatatattgtatttcatactttttataattatctacacaaattttgatttggtgaaaaaaaattgaagttcttCATTGTGtttttatctaataaaattttcttgttgGGGCGTCCTTAGTACAGaactaaaattataaatgacGAAACTAGTTAACAAAGAGGCCTCCGTAGCATAGTGGTATTGCGTTCGCTTCGTAAGCGAAAGGCCGCGAGTTCGATCCTCGCCGGGGGCtccttttaataatatttatattatatttactgttgtaattttttgtaataatatttatacTTAATAAAGTATTCTACTATTGTTTAGAATTCAGAAAATCATTAggaattttgattatttaagtAAATTCTTTTCTTTAACCACAATGTGACCATTTGCTACCGAGTCacaaatttctatttttttatatttattcatttttgactttttacttatttttatttattatacataacaaaaagataaatgactcttttattttgtttgttcttttctttaacCACAATGTAACCATTTGTTACCgattcacatttttttattttttactttttacttatttttttttatattacataataaaaagataaataacttttttattttgattgtggGTCACGGGACggggtaattttttttagttttaaataaaaatactagGTAATTTGCGGTGCTACATGGTCATAAAATGTTACATTTAAGgtataaatttatcttttcacATTATATTTGagtatgaaagagtttttagtacaaaatcaattaaatagatcaaaattcaaatttgatttcATCTTATTATTCTActcaattttttactttttatcttttttctttacttatatTTTGAAAGATACTTAAGAACATAAGtttataatgtaaaaataataattaaaaaaaagaatgaaattcaatcggtaataatatgaaaaattgaaattaattgtaagatgtataaaataatttgataaaatatgaatattataatgTCCAAAACGTAAAACTGAACGTATgcaaattatgttaaatttaaattgctAAGACAATTAGATTATCTAGCTAATTATATCTCTCATATGTAGAAATGAGACTTTGGTGTGACCGAACATAACAATTAAGAATGGTACACAAAGTTAGTTCGGTTGTACTATAAATGTGGACCTATGCCATTGGTTATGGATTGCTTCAGTCTATTTGTTTAACGCGtgtatatttctttctttcccaGCACAAAATATGCATGATCAAAACACATCAAAGTTCTGGTTTCTTGCTCCAGGTGAGCTTCCCCTTTTTTCTTTGAGTCTAAAGCctaaaaggcaaaaaaaaaaaaatcaaaaatactaaatgggtatatcaatttcttttctaaCCAAAAGGATAAAATCACTACTAATACAGcgattttattttcaaaaatcgCTGACCTATCAGCAATTTTGTccatattctttttctttttttaaaaaaaaaacatagctGCCAATGCAGCGtttttgaaagtttttttttttaaaaaaaaagttaaaattgcTGCAACAGCAgcgtttttataaaaaaaaaattttgaaaatcattgtGTAGGTAGGATTTTTATGggcaatttcttttttttgtaaaatcgATGTGTTAGACAATGATTTTATGcacttttttttgaataatttgttttttttaatttcctgccaattatttttttaaagtgatttgTTTTTCGAAATTTTCtgccaattatttttttaaagtgatttgttttttattttaattttctgccaattatatttaaaaaaattattaattatatatagttgCCTAGCATGGCACCAAAAAGAGTTCCACAAAGTAACAacgatttttcaaaaaaaaagtaaaaataaatgtcCCTCTAAAATCGCATCCTAGATAGcgatttaaaagttttttttatgaaaatgttgTATGGGCAAcgattttcttataaaaatggGAAATCTTTCACTTTgctttttctctctcattgTTTTTCTTTGCTTTCTCATCATCTTCTTCTAAGTGCTTTGATTAAACTTCATTGaaactttcatttttattttggttttgattttggatCCTGTTGATAATTTGCCTATCTATTTATTTCCGATTATTACTCTTTATTGTCATATGATGTTATTTGATCGAAATTAGAAAGAAGTGTATCTGATTTGACTAAATGTTAaagttcaaaattaaataatttaatgaattgCGAATTAGGGAACAACCCTAAGTTGAGATTGAGGAAGTACTTTCTTCAACCTGATGATTTAGCATACaaggtttgattttttttcttcaagtttttattttcttaactgAAAAATAGAAGTGAAAATACGATGAAATTTGCTAATTCAGGTAGTTTAGGAAGAACATGTAGTGAAAGAATATGGGCTTTTAGAGACTCatgcagaaaggaaaaatagaaaagggTGAGCGATTTTCAACATTGATATTTGTAATGCACACAAGATGTTTGCAAAAATGTCACAATTGAAAAATCAAGACTTtctttgtataattcacaattttgCCAAGTTTTGTGTGGTCTGATTAGGATGGGTTTTATCcccaaattttcttttatttttcctatGGGTTTCACAGTATGAAAAAACTGATGATATTAAAAGTATGATATcgttttttacaaaaaaaaaattaaaaggaaaatgcaTCACATAGTTGGAACAAATAGTACTACTTTACTTCTTCATACAACTGGTATTGTCTTCATATTTGTGTTGCTAAAGTCTTCTGTAATTATCTAAACTGAGCTACCAACTTTGACTGCCCTCTTTCAGGTTCATGCACGTGTACTTGTCATTACTGCTCACAAGTGTTTTGAACTTCCTACACTATTGTAAGTGTCAATTTTTCGTTTTTACTACAATTATATTCGACTAACTACTTTGCTCTGTCAGTTTCTTTAGTTGTTTTTAGTAAGAATGTGTCGAAAACTTCCACTTTCTTCCCTTTACTTATAATAAACGCTTGACTTTTCTTTTGAATTGCCTCCACTATATAAAAGCTACCTACATGCCTAAGCTTTGAGGAGTCACGCCATCCTTGATCAAGCTTTGACTCTTTTTGGGTATCCGTTGTGTATACATAAAAATGCATTGCCTACTTTATTAATTGGTGTTGTTATGTGCTGACGGCTCCCAATTTCTAAATGCCTATGCTCACATACTACTTATTATGTATTCTCCTCTAAATAGACAGTTGGTTCAATCGAATCCTCCCTGTATTAGACACTATTCTATGAAATGATTTACTGTTTTTCCACTTGAtttgttattatcatttatcTCCCTTTACAGGCCTGGTAAGTTTCTGAGAGTTATAATTGTCACaccctttttttttccaattattttttatttttattttttgaaagaaaaagagtttttccaattaaagtgacgttttgaaaagggataattattatttagagtcgtcacttggaattgagtttcagtgttccaagtcacctttttttaaaatccctaatcaaaagaaaatttgactctattttttattggtctgcgaacTAGAAATTCAGGTAAGGAATCTTGTTgatcgaggggaaggtgttaggcacccctcgagtcccgtggttctggCACGGTCGCTATATTAACTTTAGTAtgacttaacttaatttttggaCATTGTATTATTTAAACTTAATAACAAAATTGTTATTTATCCTCAGATTTATTCTAAACTTATTTGAAActgacttatttattttaaagggtcttttttttttgtgtaattaGTTCAAGTCAATTTatgattatttgtttgtttatttattttagatttaaaataaaaaaaagtaaaattttataagatttgaagttagttttatcaaaaaaatcctAAATAGATTaggaatatcttttttttttttaatgaaacaacattgtctcttttttttcgtacatttttgttttattttttaattttcttttttaattttgtttcatttttttttgtaaaatctatttctctcctttttctttttttcttttttttttagattttgtctttttctccttttttaattttttttttggttacttctttttttttacgttttttttttgtttcttactttttattttattagttttatatttaatttttattttcattctcctttcatcttttctttttctttttgattttttcacgtttttttttcttttttttttaattttctgtttctgttttttttattctgttgttttttttatttttttttactattatggtttttttttaattactttttttcattatttttaattttagttatgattCTGATTAATATTTACATATTCTCTCAATGATAAACTTTTTAATAATTCGAATTAGATAACCAtcttatacttattttaaagaataatttttaatttaaataacgtgttaaaaaaaattgaaatatattacatataagtttttaaaattacttaatcaattaaaaattttagtttacatcctaatctaacaagtttataaattttatttatttatttttttagtgaaaaattaggCTCTAGAAAAGCATTAGCTATTAAATATCATGAAATAGATTCTAATATAAATTGCatctaaaaaaataacagacactaataataaaaaaaatgtatgatacatcttttattttatattattttgttagcaagaaacattttttttcgtttttcagatcgagaaaaaaataaaaaaatcttaacatGCATCACATATTGACATtgcataataataacataagattcaaagaacttcatattattagattcatatattcatacaacattacatttaaataatgcGAGAGTTTAAAATTACCTCGCTGCAAAGATGGATATCACGAAAAATAACTTCTATGATCTGCTGATTTGAGCCACGAATTTGGAACCATgacaaaaaaaaactctaactctcacctaattctcaaaagaatgactcactttTCTTCCTCTATatatttctctctgtatttctcTCTTTTCCTCTCTGTATTTCTCTATATCTGTGTATTTGTGTATCtgtgtatttttttcttctcaactgAACGTgtctttataataatttt
Proteins encoded in this window:
- the LOC101265408 gene encoding uncharacterized protein, with the protein product MDFWQKARSFAEEAAKRTHEFTIEAANRSQDLTIGSSKLSDVVLEASKRSKEFAAEASKRSKEIAVEASKRSKEIAVEASKRADVIVSEASKRADQIKVDALKRAEQIKFQIPSSALSHIVDSSPSPTTQTALPAPTPADLLKFGVTDDLREFVKGITINTFQDFPLEDDSVISDIPTVSNVRQDLTEFQEKHAKFVLSSVKEISKLRYELCPRIMKERKFWRIYFILVNSHVAPYEKKYTEEAKAEIISVEKAQVESEKEVSLAGTICKPVTEATAQKNKKATSSTSDQDLDVFLLGEDSDDGPDDGDDAFDDDFDKI